The sequence GGTAAATCTCGAGCACGCCCGCCACGCGCTCCTGAACGCGAATCGGCACCAGCATCAACAGGTGATGCGTGTTGTTCTTGAGCGTGGTTCCCGGCAGTCCGCCGCCGGGCCCGATCATTTGTGGATGCGGCGCGGCGAGTTGCTGTTGAATCAGCCGCTCGTTCTCGGCCGTGCTGAATAGCGCGGCCACGTCGGCGCCGGGGCGCTCGAACTGCGCAACCAGTCTTGCCGCGCCGCGCCCATCGGCCAGCCAGACGCCGGCGGCCAAAGCCCCCAGGGTCGTGGCGGCCCGTTCAGTGAACAGGGTGAAGAAGCGGGTGGCGTCGATTTCCTGCTCGGCCAGCCGGGCGACTTCGTCCAACAGGGCGATCAGTTGTTGCTGCGCCTGCTCGACTCCGTGTTGTTCGATATCGTGCATGACTGACATCGAGTTGCCTGTGCCCCGAGCAAATCGCTTGATCGTGGACCGCTGGCGTTACCAAGCCGGCGGCTTTGCCGCCCTGGTTTTGGTGCCGAGCTATCCACGTCGTGCTGCCATTAGTCGGAAACCTTTCGGTAGGATGTCCGAAAGTGCCAGCGACAAGACTCCATCTTAGGCAGGAAGTCCAAACACGGCAATGAATTAAAGACACGCCACGGGAGGTGAATGTCACCAACGATTCAGAGCCCGGGACGTATCGTCCCAGCTTAGCGGTGGTATCTGCTTCGCGACGGGGGGCTAACGTCCCTGACTCTCGCTGGCGCTGACTTTCCCCACGCCGGCGTTGGCCGGGATCAGCTCTGGCAACTGCTGGGCGTCGTCGAGTTTGTACTGATAGGGGACCGCCGGCACTTCGCCGGCCGATTGTAGTGGGCCGCTTTCGACCGTCACGTTCTGCCGCTCGACCAGTCGCCCCGGCTCGGGCGAGTCGCCATAGCTGGTCAGCGTCGGCAACTTGCAGCGCAGGAAATAGTTCCCTTCGACCAGCACGCCGGCATTGGCCGTCGACGCCACGCCGTACTGATTGTTCTGATAAAAGTTGTTGAAGACGTGGATCGGCTCGCCGACGCGGGCGCGCGGATGCCGCGACAGACTCCCATCGAAAAAGTTGTGATGGTACGTCACCCGCAGCCTGCCCCGGTCCTCGGCGGCGGCCGAAGCCTTGTCGCTGTGCCCCAGCAGGCAGGTCTTGTTGTGATCGTGAAAGCGGCACCACGAGACGGTCGCCAGATCGCTGCCATGCTTGATGTCGACCAGCCCGTCGTGGCAGTTGGCGAAGTCGCAGTGATCGATCCAGACGTGCCGCGTGCCCCCCTCGACGTTCACGGCGTCATCGGCCGAGTCGTGAATCGACAAGTTGCGGATGATGACATTCTCGACTTTGTTCAGGTGCAAGCCAAAGCCAGTCAGCTCGGCCCCCGCGTCGCCGAGGATCGTTTTGTTTGAACCGACGCGAACTTTCTTGGACAGCGTGATCTTGCCGCGGACAATCACCGTGGCCGGCCCATAGCCAGCAACCGCCAGGCGGAGCGCCTCTTCGTCGGCGACCGACACCGTTGCGCCCCCTTTACCACCGGTGGTGCCGCCGTCGACGCTGGCCCAACCGATCGGCTCGTTCTCCGTCGCCCGCGGCGATTCGGCCGCCAAACCGAGCGCAGGCAACAGGGAAAGAGACAGCGCAAGAGCGACGCTCAAGCGGACGAATCGAATGGCGCGCATCGTGATACCTTGCCGGGGGACGCGAGTTGGTGGAGTTCCGGTCTCGCTCAGGATACCTAAGGTCGCCCCCGCCGGGCGAACTTTTTCGGCTACAGCGCGGATCGAGCGAACGAATGAAAACTCGCCGACCAATCGGCTCATCACGATCGAATCCAACGCCAGGTGTGAATCACAAGCCACCTCGCCCCGGACCCCTCTCCCACGGCGGGGAGAGGGGAGTGATTGTCACTTCTCCACTAACCTCGTGGGGGCAACGGCTCGACGCTGATCAACAGCGTCGGCACGCCGTCGAGATCGTTGTTCTCCAGTTGCAAGTGTACCGTCTTGAAGTCCTTGCCAGCGCCGGCCACCTTGCCCAGGAAGGCCAGGTAGCGAATGCTCGGCGGATCGGGCAGCTTGGGAATCGTGGCCCCGTTGGCCAAGAGCGTGTCCGGCCCCAAGTGGCCGTACTCGATTTCATTCAAGCTGTCGGTAATCAGCTTTTGATCGTCGGCCGTCAGGGCGGCCCGCAACGTGCTCTTGGCTAGGTCGCGGGCAAATCGTCCCAGGTTTGCGTCGTCGATGAACGATCGCGACAGGTACAGCCCCACGGCCGTCACGCGCTGCGCGCCGCTCACGCCGATGCGCAGCGTGACATAGTCACGAAACCGCGGGCCGCTCGGTTTGAAGCTGATGACCTTCGTGCCCTCGAACGGGCCGGCGCTGCTGCCGGCTTCTTGCAGCTTGAAGAACGTGAACAGGTCGGTCTGTTTGGCGTCGTCGAGCGACATGCCGATCAGCGAGCCATCGCCGCTGGCCGGGGTTCCAGGCGCGCCCGGCGGGGCAGGGGCCAGCGGAGCCACGGGTGTTGCCGGCGCATAGCGGCCACCTCCTGGCGGCGTCAGGATAATGCGCCCCGGCGACGGAGTCGGGTCGCTGGGCGTGGGATCGTCGGGCGATGGCACGGGGCTGCCGGGCGTTGCGCCGCCGCCGATGGTCAGCGAGTTGAAGAACTTCTTGATGTTCGCCGGGCCGGTTTGCGAGTTCGGCGTGCGAGCGAAGATCAATTCGATGATCCGCCCGCCGGCAATGATCGCGTGGATGCGAATGTCGGTCTCGTTTTCCCCTTCGATGACCAGCGAGAAGTCGCGACCTTTGTACCCTTGGAGTTCGGTGGCCTTGTCGTTGATCAACCGCCCCTTGGTTTGCTTGACTTCCATGTCGCGCAGCTCTTCGAGCTTGCTGGCCGCCAGACTGCTCAGGTCTTGCTGCGCCTGGGCGACCGAGACCTTGTAAACCGTCGCCCCATTGTCGACCAGCAAAATGTAATTGCCGTTGGCGTCGGCCTGGGGCTTGCCGGGGGTGGCGAACGAGATGTTGGCGCCGTCGATCGACGTGACCGTCCAGCCGGGCGGCACTTCACCCTGCACCGTCGGCCCAGAGGGCTGCGCCGCGATGACCGGCGCGTTGGGCTGGGGCGAGGCCTGCAGGATCGTCAGCGAGTCGAAGAACCGGTTCACGCTGGCCGGCGAGGTTTGCGACTCGGCACCGCGAATCACGACCATCTGGCACAGGCGGTCGCCGGCGATGATCACCCGGTATCGGTACTCAATGTCCTGGTCGGTCACAAACGTGAACGAGGCCGCCGGGTGGCCGCCGACGTTCAGCCGCTTTTCGCCGACCGGCCGCCCCTTGGTCAGCTTCTGGGCCGCTTCCATCACCAAGCGCAGGCGCTCGTCGGCGTCTCCTTCGAGCTGCTCCTTCCCTTGCAGGATGGTGACCATGTAGACGGTGTTGTTGCTGTCGGTGGCGAGCATGTACGAGCCATTTTCGTCCAGGTTCGGCTGGCCCGGCATGTCGAACGTAAAGCCCTTGGCCGTGGCGTCGATCGTTTGCCAGCCGTCCGCCGCGGCGCGCGACTTGGCACCGACCACTGGTGGGGTGACGGCCGGGTCTTCGGCGGCGGGAGTCGGCTCGTTGCGCGGCACCTGGCGCGGACGCGGCGTTTGGGGCGTGTCGGTTTGCGACGGCGCGATCGGCCTAGGGGCGGGCTCGTGCTGCTCGGCGGCGCGGCCGGCGATGAACTCGGCCTTGGTCACACGACCGTCGTTGTTCCGGTCATAGATGTGCCACTTGCCATCGAGTTCCGTACCCGACAGCCAGCCATCGTGGTTCCAATCCAACAGCGCGAACGCCTTCTCGCCGTCGGGGTCGGTGGCCGCCTGTTCCTTGTCGGCGCGGCGGCCACGGAGGAACTCCTCGCGCGAGACCATGCCGTCGCCGTTCACGTCGTAGCGCGTCCAGTCATAGGGACCGATTTCCTGCGCGGTCAGTTGCCCGTCACGATCGATGTCGAAGCGCGAGAACATTTCGGCGCTGTTCTCGATCGGCGAACCGTCGGCCCGCGCGGCGGTCGGCGCTAGCCAGGCCAGCGCGCCCAGCATGCCGATGCCAACGAGTCGCGTGAAGCGGTGGCGAACGATCGCCCCTGCGGAATTGCCAAGACAGAACATGGCTTGTCCCCCTGCGAGATCGGTCGGTGAGGCGGTGACCAGATAAGATGCTGCCCTCAGCCAGCAGTAGAACCGATGACGCGGCCGGAAGCCACTAGGCAGACAAGTTTTTTGCGCGGGCGGGCGGTGGACAGTATGACGTGGGCGCCGAGCAAGTCGCCGTCGTTGCGCATCTGGCTTTACGTCAGTTGAGAATCGATCCTTCCAGGCCCGTTACGTTTCCATCATCACAGGCAGCGCGCAAACCCTTCTCCCTCCGGGAGAAGGTGGCCGAAGGCCGGATGAGGGTCAACGTCGCCCCGTTGGAACGCATCGCCTCGGGCCACGTGGACCCTCATCCGTCGGCTAGCGCCGCCACCTTCTCCCGGAGGGAGAAGGGTCAGCGCGACGTCGCGCGCGACCGGGGCGCTGGCAAGGCGGCACAACTTCTCCGCAGTTGATGATGGTCAAAACTATCTTCGAATCCCCTCGATCACGCTGATCTCCGTGGCCGTGCGAACAATCCGGTTCAGCTCGAACCCGGCTTGCTCGTACAGCGTCCGGTACTCCGCTTCGGTTCGTTCCTTGCCGCCGGGGATCAGCATCATCGTCAGGTCCAGCAGCTTGGTGTGAAACGGCGTGTTCCCCGCCGGGATCACCGCTTCGACCAGCAGCAGCTTGTGCCCCGGCTGCATCACCCGGTGGCAATTGCGCAGGATGGTCAGCGACTTGGCGTCGTCCCAGTCGTGGATGATGTGTCGCATCAGGTACGCGTCGGCCCCAGTTGGCACCGCCTCGAAGAAGCTGCCCGCGACCAACTGGCAGCGTCCGCCGACGCCGGCGGCTTCGACCCGCGGTTTGGCGCGTTCGAGCACGTGCGCCAGGTCGAACAAGATGCCGCGCAGGGGCTCGTGGCGCTGCAAGATCGCCGTCAGCTTCGAGCCGTTGCCGCCGCCGATGTCGGCCAGCACGGAGATGCCGCTGAAGTCGTAGGCGTCGAGCACGGCGGCCGTCTCGCGACCATGAATGCCGGTCATCGCGTCGTCAAAGATGCTGGCCTGCTCGGGATGCTCGCTGAGAAAGTCGAAGACCGGCTTGCGATACACGCGCTCGAAAGCGTTCTCGCCCGTGTGCAGCACGTGGTAAAGCTGGCCATAGACCGCGTAGTGTTCCTCGCCCATCATGATCGCCAGCGAGCGCTGCGAGCCAGGCACGCCCGAGCGCAACAGTTCGGCCATCGGCGTGAGGCGGAAGACTTGCGACTCCGACTCGGCAAAGACACCCACGCTGGCCAACGCCCGCAGCAGTCGGAACAGAAAGTCAGGCTTGGTGTTCGTGGCGGTGGCCAGTTGCGCGACGTTGCGCGGCCTGTCGGCCAGCAAGTCGGCCAGGCCGAGCTTGGCGGCGGCATAGACCGACTGGGAAAGCCAATAGCCCGAGATCAGGGGCAGCAAGCTGTCGGCCGGAGCAGGAGCGGTCATGGTCGGCACCCGAGTTGAGAGCGCGAGAAGAGGGACGAAGTCCGCGCCGCTCAGCTTAACGCACCGCGCGCTCTGAGTGAACTAGGTATCACGATCACCCAAAGGCATCGGGTGCCATGCTCAAGTCAGCAGACTTGAGCATGTGAAGCGGGAACAAGGCATGCTCAAGCCTGGGGGGGCTTGAGCATGGCACCCGCGCGGATGGATGCGCGCGAGATATCAGTCGGCGGTTAGCGCCAGATGAGACTTATCGCGACGAAGTGGCCGGTGCGGCGGCGCTGGTGGCGTCGCCGGTCAGCGTGGGGGTCGCGAAGGGAACGACGTAATACGTCCGTAGGCGACGGCCGAACAGAGCGACCGATTCTTCGTGCAACGCCTGGGGATGCGCGTTCATGGGGTGGCTGGCGCTCGGCGTGGTGAATAAAAGGAACTGGCCAGCATGACCGCGCCGGCCAAAGCGAACAGCCAGGCGTGGCCAAGCGTCCACTCGGCCGCAGTCGCCAGCGGGCCGGGAGATTGCGTCAAAGTCGACGAATCGAGTGCCGTGGGCAGAATGGGTCGTAGCGTGGGATGGCGGAGCAAGGTGGCCAGCCGCGCGGCGTCGGGATAGGGCAGGGTCGCGTCGGCCGGGAAGTGGGACTGATCGCCGGCGAAGAATGCGACACAAGCTTGACGACCCGCCTCGAGTCGCGCTGACATGCGGTCAAGATGCTCGGGCACATGGCGCGTCGCGTGCAGTGTTCCGGCAATCGCGGCCAGCGTCCACACGAGCGTCAATACTTGCAGCGGCGAGCGACGGTCGACACGCGCCCACAGCCGGAACCGTGGCGTCAATGCCGCTAGCGCCAGCAAATTGGCGATCGGGCCGACAACCAGCAAATCGAGATACCGACTGGCCAGACCGCCAGACCCGCGGGCCCAAGCGATTCCCGCCGCCTGGGCGACAGTCCACACCCCGAGGCCAAGCGCAAATGTCTCGAGCGGCGACAGCCGCCGCGGTCGACGAACCAGGCTCATCAACAGCGTGGCCAGCGGCGCGTACATCAGCGGCGCGAGCCAGGGTCGTTTGCAGGGCCACGCCAAGGCCCGGCCGAACATATAGATGAAATCGCTGACGCCCAGCGAAGGACCATCGACAGGCGCCGGCAACGAAGTGTGCCCGAGCGCGCCGGCGATCACGATTCCCGTGGCTAGGGCCAAGGTTGGCAGGTGCGTGCGCCGTGCCGTGCGATCGGACCAAACGGAATAACCTTCGACCACCACGACTGCCGCCGCCGCCATTAGTCCCGAGCCCAGCGAGAGAATCGCCGCCACGGCCGCCAAGGCGCCGACAATCCAGCCGGCGCTCAACGGCGGCCGCTGGGTCAGGCCGGCGATGGCGACTAGGGAGAACAAGACCAGAAAGTAAAACTGACATTGAAACCCACACAGCAGATTCTCGTGTCCATAGGGAACGCCGAACAGCATGGCGATTCCAATCGCCAGCGCCATGAAGACGCGACGGTCAACCAGACGGCCACAGCACCAGGTGATGAACAACGCGGTCAGCGCTGACAAGAACGCCCCAACGGTCGTCTGCAATCGCGGCTCCCAGCGTCCGTTGAGCTTGAGCAAAGCCAGATCGAGCAATCGCGTGCTGGTGATGCGATGCTCGTTATGGGGTGCGAACAGCGCCGAAGCGGTCAGCCGGCCTTCGAGCGCCGGGACATACAATTGCATCGCCTCGGCATCCCACTGGTCCCAGAATGGCACACTGACCGAGTAGATATCGAGGCACCAGCAGCGGCTGGCAAAAACCAGCAAGGCCACGGCGAACGCGGCAAGTGTCACCTGACGTCGAGTGGGCTCGCCCGCAGTGGCGGTCCCCAGCCAAGCCGTGGCGCGAGGCGCCGGTTGCAGGGCCTGCCTGATCGTTGGATTCTCGTGGGTGACACTGGCCATCGCGACATCCTTAAGCGGCACGCCGCGCGGCGATCGATTCGGCGCCGCGCTCGGGCCGTTCGAGCTGTTCCACCCGTTCGGCCAGGGCCAGGCACTGGGCCTCGACACGCGTCAGCCGGTCGTCGTGGCCCGCGTGCAACGCCAACCGGTCGGCCAGCAGATCGTCCGAGATCAGCAGCTTTTCGGCGTACACGCGTAACAACGTGGCCAGATAGCGACGACCCATTTCGCGCAGCCGTAGATTCGACGACCCCCAAGTGCGGCCGGTCCACGAGATGGGAATCTGGGCGATGTTGTATTGCCGCACCAGCGCCGACAGGGCCAGCTCGATGGTGATGTTGAAGTGGCAACTGCGGAACGGCCCGCTCTCGCGGATCACGTGGGTGCGATAGGCCTTGAAGGCGTTGGTCAGGTCATTGAATGGGCAGCGGAACATCCACTGCATGCACTTGTTCACGATCCGGTTCACGATCAGCTTCACGCGCGGATACTCGACGACCTTGCTCCCCTTGACGAACCGCGAGCCGAACACGCAGTCGTAGCCTTCGCAAATCTTGCGATAGTAGGCGATCACGTCGACCGGGTGGTCCGAGGAATCAGCCATGCAGATCACCACCACGTCGCCCGTGACGGCGTCGAGACCGGCGCGAATCGCCCGGCCAAAGCCACCCGGCGCGGTGCGATTGACGGTGCGAATGCGTGAGTCCTGGCGCATCAATTCGGCGATCACCGCGGCGGTGCCGTCCCGGCTGTTGTCGTTGACGATGATCATCTCGTACGGGACATGCTCGGCGCGCAGCGCCTGTTGCAGGTCGGCCACGGTCGGTGGCAGATTCTGTTCTTCATTGTATGCCGGGATGACGATCGACAGCTCGAGCGGCTTCATAAGGTTCTCGCTACCGGCCTAGGCGATGATCGGGCGGAGTTCGGCTTCGTGGCGCGTGACCCAGCCGGCAATGTCGCCGACAATGGCGGCCACGTTGCGCTCGGGGCGCCAGTTGAAATCGCGGGTGACTTTGCGGTTATCGGTCTGGTAAATCCGCAGGTCGACCGACGAGGTCTCGGCCTGGGCATCGATCGTGACGCGCCGGCCGAGGACTTGCTGGCACACGTCGGTCAACTCGCACAGCGAAGCCGACACCCCGGGGCCGCCTCCCACGTTGTAAACCTGGCCACGCCAGCGCGCCGGTTCGGCCATCTGGCGAACCAGCAACTGGAACAAGTCGTCGACATGGAGCATGTCGCGGACTTGCTTGCCGCGGCCGCCAAAGCCCGTGTAGCGCAGCCCGCGGCCAAACAAGTGCCGTGCGACCCACAGGGTGACGACCCCTTGATCGACTTTGCCCATCTGCCACGGGCCGGTCAGGATGCCACAGCGGTTGATCAGCGCGGGCAGCCCGCGACTGTAGGCGTACTCTTGAATCAACAGTTCGCTGGCCAGCTTGGACGCGCCGTACAGCGAGCGCGCGCCGGGCAGGGGGAACTCTTCGGCCACGCCAGCCGTGGAAAACCCCGGTACCGTGTCAGCCGCCGTCCAAGCGAAGCGCGTCGATTGTTCTTGCCAATCGAGCGCGTTGAGCGGTTCGATCGGATAGACCCGACTGGTGCTCAAGAAGAGCAGGGCGGCGTTGCGCCGGCGGACTGCTTCCAGGCAATTGATCGTGCCGACCAGATTGTTCTGCAACAGTGGTGCGGGCGAATCGACGAGCCCGGCCTGGACCGACGGTTCGGCCGAGCAGTCGATCAGCAGCTCGAATTCAGGCCAGGCGTCGACATCCTCGGGACAGCGTATATCGCCGTGCAGGAACTCGACGCCGTGTTCGCGCAGCCGGGGCAGGTTCAGCTCGCTGCCGCGGCGCTTCAGATTGTCGACCGCCACGACCCGGGTATCGGCGAACGCCCGCTTGAACAGCACGGCCAGGTTGGCGCCCACAAAGCCTGCGCCGCCGGTGATCAGGATTCGCTGGAAGTTCACGCGCGGTTCTCGCTTGGCAACAAGGGATTAAGCGGCGGCACGGCGCGGGTGACGCAGCGACCAACTGCGATGAATCTCGGACAGGATGTCGCGCAGGTCGTAGCGGTAGGACCACGTGGGGAAGTGGGCGCGGAACTTGCTGACATCGCTGACGTACCAGATGTGGTCGCCGCTGCGATTCTGCTCTTGGTATTGCCACGTGAGCCTGTTGCCCGAGATTTTCTCGCACAGGGCGATGGCTTCGCGCATCGAGCAGTGACTGTGACGGCTGCCGCCGGCGTTGTAGACCTCGCCCGGGCGCGGGGCCTGGCTGAAATGCCAGAACATGTTCACCAGATCATAAGCGTGGATGTTGTCGCGGACTTGCTTCCCCTGGTAGCCATAGATCGTGTAGGGACGCCCCTCGACGCAGCACCGCATCAGATAGGAAAGGAAGCCGTGCAGTTCGGTTCCCGAGTGCCCGCCGCCGGTCAGGCACCCGCCGCGGAAGACGCCCGTATTCAGGCCGAAGTAGCGGCCGTATTCTTGGACCAGGACGTCGGCCGCCACTTTCGAGGAGCCGAATAGCGAGTGTTTGCTCTGGTCAATCGACATCGACTCGTCGATGCCGCGTTCGAAGAACGGATGCGCCGCGTCGATCTCCCAGCGCGAGTCGGTCTCGACCAGCGGCAGCCGATTGGGCGTGTCGCCGTAGACCTTGTTGGTCGAAGTGAAGATGAACGTCGATTCCGGCGCAAAGTTGCGAGTCGCTTCCAGTAGTACCAAGGTGCCTTGCGCATTGACCGAGAAATCGGTAAATGGCTCGCGCGCCGCCCAATCGTGCGAAGGCTGCGCCGCGGTGTGAATCACCACGCGAATGTCGGAGCCATATTGGCGAAAGATCTGGTCAATGGCCGGCTGGTCGCGGATGTCGACCGAGTAGTGCTGGTAACCGGGGACCAGGTTTTGGAGTTGCCGGCGGCTCCAATCGGTCGAGGCCTCGGCGCCAAAGAAGTACTGGCGCATATCGTTGTCGATGCCGACGACTTCGAAGCCTTCGTCGCTAAAGCGGCGCACCGATTCGGCGCCGATCAAGCCGGCGGCCCCGGTGACAATCGCGACGCTCATGTTGGCAACTCCCTTTGCACTGGCGGCGGGCGCATCGTGCGCCCGGTGGTGGACTGCTGCAAGTGTGCGGTTCGGTGGACAAGACACCCTGGGCGAGCGGGCAATAGCCCACACGTCCGTGGCTCAGCGCTGAAAACGCCCGGCTCAAAGAACTGACGGAAGTGCGCATTCCTTGCGCGAAACCGAGCGCTCTATCCCTCGAGCGCCGGCGAATCGTACCCCCCCGGTGGCGCTCGGGACAAGAGCAGTGCCGCTGGCTGAGCTTGCAGGCGCGGCCTGCTAGCAACAAGGCCCGGGCAATTGACTTGCCCGGGCCTTGCTTGGCGGTTGGTGCGACGTGATAGCGGGGCGAGACACGGCCTGCCTGGGTAGACACGGCCAGCCTGGGTAGACACGGCCAGCCTAATAAACCCCGCTCGCTTAGCCGTGGATGTACGTCTTGAGATAATGATTCTCGATCACGGTCTGGTTGAGTTGCGCCTTGACCAGGTCGCCGATCGAGATCATGCCCACCAGATTGTCCCCGTCGAGGACCGGCAGGTGGCGAATTCGGTGATCGGTCATCACGCCCATGATGTATTCGACCGAGTTCTCAGGGGTGCCGGTCACCAGATCGGTCGACATGTAATCCGAGACGAGCAGCCGATTGATCGAACCTTCATTCTCGGCGCACGCGCGGAGCAGATCGCGCTCGGAAACGATGCCCACCATGCCGCGGCAACGCGCCGGATCGGCGCACACCAGCAGGGCGCCGCAACGATGGATCACCAACGAGTGAATCACTTCACCCAACGTGGCGGTCGGTGCGATGGTGTAAACGGTCGAACCCTTGGTGCGCAGGATGTCGTTCAAGGTCATGTTCTAGCTCCGCGAGAACAGCGTGACGATGGAATGAAACGAGGTGTCGGCGTGCCTGCCGAGCGTTGTGTCGGAACTCACCCGGGCACCGCGGAATTGCGGCGATGCGAACTCACCAGATGTGATCCGGCCACGGCCTCATGCGCCGCCAACAATGCAACTACCGCAGCATAATGCCCGGGGCTGAGCGGAGTCAAAACTTTTTGGCGCGTAAATCTAAGAGCCGGGCCATGTTACATTTTTCACAAAGCCGATATTCGTGACGGCGATTCACGACAGATGCGCTCACGCGGCACTCGGTAGGGTGCCTTGTGGGCGGCAAAGTATCGCAATGCGAAAGGAAAGAAAGGAATCGCGATTCGGTCGTCACCACCGGCAGGGTGAAACCATTCATCGCGTCGTTGCCGCAGATAAGGTGCCCACAGGGCACCCTGCAAAGCGCGCGGCCAATAGGCGATTGATGGCGTCGACGTCCATTACCGTGTCGGCAGTTCGGCCGCTTGCAGTTTGCGGAACGACAGATCAGTCGTTGGGTCGTGCCCCTGCAACTGCAAGGTGCCCGCCTCGACGCGCAGCCCTTGCCGCGGATTGGCGTTGGCAGGGCGAGTGTCAGTCCAGTCGCTCACCTGCACGCCGTTGACCCAGGTTGCCATGTGATCTCCCGAGGCGATCAGCGTCATGGGGAACCAGGTGAAGTCGTCCGCTATTACGCGCCGCGCATTCTGCCGTCGATAGAACCCGCCGGTGCCGCAATCAATCGGTTGCGACCGGTCGCCGTCCTTAAAGCCGTTTTGAATCTGGCACTCGTAGCCGTTCGTGTTCTCGCCGGGGATGCAGCGAAAGAAGACGCCTGAGTTCAGGTGTTTGCCGTTCGAAAAAACTTCCATCTGATAAACAAAGTCGGCGAACCGCGGCGCGCTTTCCAGTTGCCCGCGGCCATCCTTCACGTTCAGTTCGCCGGCCGAGGTGACGCTGAACTTGCTCTTCATGTCCGGGAACGTCTTCCAGCCGGTCAAATCCTTGCCGTTGAACAGACTGTTGAGCCCCAGCGGCTTGAGCTTGATATTGCGAAACGAAACCGCTCCGGTGCGGAACTGCAGCGCGACGCGGCCCCGCCCCAACGGCGCGGGGTCGGTGTAGTCGAGCACCGTGCGGCCGTCGAGCTGCACGACGAAGTGGCCGCCTTGGGCGGTCACCTGGAACGATTGCCAATCAGTGCTGGCTCGGTAATCGCTGCCCTTCTGGCGCTGGACAAAGCTGCCGGTGGGGAAGGGGCTGAGCTGCGGGTCGGCGATGTTCAGTTCGTAGCAATCCTTCGTCGGATCGGTCGGCACGGCCGGCGTGCGCAGGAACACGCCGCTGTTGGTG comes from Planctomycetota bacterium and encodes:
- a CDS encoding methyltransferase, whose product is MTAPAPADSLLPLISGYWLSQSVYAAAKLGLADLLADRPRNVAQLATATNTKPDFLFRLLRALASVGVFAESESQVFRLTPMAELLRSGVPGSQRSLAIMMGEEHYAVYGQLYHVLHTGENAFERVYRKPVFDFLSEHPEQASIFDDAMTGIHGRETAAVLDAYDFSGISVLADIGGGNGSKLTAILQRHEPLRGILFDLAHVLERAKPRVEAAGVGGRCQLVAGSFFEAVPTGADAYLMRHIIHDWDDAKSLTILRNCHRVMQPGHKLLLVEAVIPAGNTPFHTKLLDLTMMLIPGGKERTEAEYRTLYEQAGFELNRIVRTATEISVIEGIRR
- a CDS encoding NAD-dependent epimerase/dehydratase family protein, producing MNFQRILITGGAGFVGANLAVLFKRAFADTRVVAVDNLKRRGSELNLPRLREHGVEFLHGDIRCPEDVDAWPEFELLIDCSAEPSVQAGLVDSPAPLLQNNLVGTINCLEAVRRRNAALLFLSTSRVYPIEPLNALDWQEQSTRFAWTAADTVPGFSTAGVAEEFPLPGARSLYGASKLASELLIQEYAYSRGLPALINRCGILTGPWQMGKVDQGVVTLWVARHLFGRGLRYTGFGGRGKQVRDMLHVDDLFQLLVRQMAEPARWRGQVYNVGGGPGVSASLCELTDVCQQVLGRRVTIDAQAETSSVDLRIYQTDNRKVTRDFNWRPERNVAAIVGDIAGWVTRHEAELRPIIA
- a CDS encoding NAD-dependent epimerase/dehydratase family protein; the encoded protein is MSVAIVTGAAGLIGAESVRRFSDEGFEVVGIDNDMRQYFFGAEASTDWSRRQLQNLVPGYQHYSVDIRDQPAIDQIFRQYGSDIRVVIHTAAQPSHDWAAREPFTDFSVNAQGTLVLLEATRNFAPESTFIFTSTNKVYGDTPNRLPLVETDSRWEIDAAHPFFERGIDESMSIDQSKHSLFGSSKVAADVLVQEYGRYFGLNTGVFRGGCLTGGGHSGTELHGFLSYLMRCCVEGRPYTIYGYQGKQVRDNIHAYDLVNMFWHFSQAPRPGEVYNAGGSRHSHCSMREAIALCEKISGNRLTWQYQEQNRSGDHIWYVSDVSKFRAHFPTWSYRYDLRDILSEIHRSWSLRHPRRAAA
- a CDS encoding CBS domain-containing protein, translating into MTLNDILRTKGSTVYTIAPTATLGEVIHSLVIHRCGALLVCADPARCRGMVGIVSERDLLRACAENEGSINRLLVSDYMSTDLVTGTPENSVEYIMGVMTDHRIRHLPVLDGDNLVGMISIGDLVKAQLNQTVIENHYLKTYIHG
- a CDS encoding glycosyltransferase family 2 protein codes for the protein MKPLELSIVIPAYNEEQNLPPTVADLQQALRAEHVPYEMIIVNDNSRDGTAAVIAELMRQDSRIRTVNRTAPGGFGRAIRAGLDAVTGDVVVICMADSSDHPVDVIAYYRKICEGYDCVFGSRFVKGSKVVEYPRVKLIVNRIVNKCMQWMFRCPFNDLTNAFKAYRTHVIRESGPFRSCHFNITIELALSALVRQYNIAQIPISWTGRTWGSSNLRLREMGRRYLATLLRVYAEKLLISDDLLADRLALHAGHDDRLTRVEAQCLALAERVEQLERPERGAESIAARRAA
- a CDS encoding DUF1080 domain-containing protein — encoded protein: MRTHFLPCFVVACLSVALVGTIAQAADEPNKLSAAELADGWILLFDGESDYGWTATSKANWRVADGAMSVSEGEGGFLTTTSDFGDYVLRVDFRAGLDTNSGVFLRTPAVPTDPTKDCYELNIADPQLSPFPTGSFVQRQKGSDYRASTDWQSFQVTAQGGHFVVQLDGRTVLDYTDPAPLGRGRVALQFRTGAVSFRNIKLKPLGLNSLFNGKDLTGWKTFPDMKSKFSVTSAGELNVKDGRGQLESAPRFADFVYQMEVFSNGKHLNSGVFFRCIPGENTNGYECQIQNGFKDGDRSQPIDCGTGGFYRRQNARRVIADDFTWFPMTLIASGDHMATWVNGVQVSDWTDTRPANANPRQGLRVEAGTLQLQGHDPTTDLSFRKLQAAELPTR
- a CDS encoding right-handed parallel beta-helix repeat-containing protein, with the translated sequence MRAIRFVRLSVALALSLSLLPALGLAAESPRATENEPIGWASVDGGTTGGKGGATVSVADEEALRLAVAGYGPATVIVRGKITLSKKVRVGSNKTILGDAGAELTGFGLHLNKVENVIIRNLSIHDSADDAVNVEGGTRHVWIDHCDFANCHDGLVDIKHGSDLATVSWCRFHDHNKTCLLGHSDKASAAAEDRGRLRVTYHHNFFDGSLSRHPRARVGEPIHVFNNFYQNNQYGVASTANAGVLVEGNYFLRCKLPTLTSYGDSPEPGRLVERQNVTVESGPLQSAGEVPAVPYQYKLDDAQQLPELIPANAGVGKVSASESQGR